From Heliomicrobium modesticaldum Ice1, a single genomic window includes:
- a CDS encoding 4Fe-4S dicluster domain-containing protein has product MLKAFPKDKVTAVLDTLAKQATLWVPAIVAGVSRFAPYSPGREVQLGANTVMSPKEALFPATEKIYEYSAYGIDGEFTPVDPSVGPQILFGLRSCDMQGILCLDDVFLTHGYVDDYYAKKREEATIVTLGCVTPGPDCFCYAMGVNPAEHTASDAQLFDLGDAYGIVARTAKGEALVSALAAAGLLCESDKAPLPIGDFVLKVDAKGITGKLQQMFDHPLWDALSRKCLNCGACAYICPTCHCFDISDKKRNAHCGVKIKCWDTCMYSEYALMAGGHNPRPSKKERVRQRFMHKLRYFPERYGKLQCTGCGRCIAKCPVNLEITDVIQQVREAKIDG; this is encoded by the coding sequence TTGTTGAAAGCCTTTCCCAAAGACAAAGTGACGGCGGTACTGGACACCCTGGCGAAGCAGGCCACCCTCTGGGTCCCCGCCATCGTCGCCGGCGTCTCCCGCTTCGCGCCCTACAGCCCCGGACGGGAGGTCCAACTCGGCGCCAACACCGTCATGAGCCCCAAAGAGGCGCTCTTTCCGGCGACGGAAAAGATCTATGAGTATAGCGCCTACGGCATCGACGGCGAGTTCACACCTGTCGATCCGTCGGTGGGTCCCCAGATCCTCTTCGGCCTGCGCTCCTGTGACATGCAGGGCATCCTCTGCCTCGACGATGTCTTCCTGACCCACGGCTATGTGGACGACTACTACGCCAAGAAGCGGGAGGAGGCGACCATCGTCACCCTCGGCTGCGTCACCCCCGGCCCCGACTGCTTCTGCTACGCCATGGGCGTCAACCCGGCTGAACACACAGCCTCCGATGCCCAACTGTTCGACCTGGGCGACGCCTACGGCATCGTGGCCCGGACGGCCAAAGGCGAGGCGCTGGTGAGCGCCCTGGCAGCCGCCGGCCTGCTCTGTGAATCGGACAAAGCCCCCCTGCCTATAGGCGACTTCGTTCTCAAGGTCGACGCCAAGGGCATCACCGGGAAGCTGCAACAGATGTTCGACCATCCCCTCTGGGACGCCCTCAGCCGCAAGTGCCTCAACTGCGGCGCCTGCGCCTATATCTGCCCTACTTGTCACTGTTTCGATATCTCCGACAAGAAGCGCAACGCCCACTGCGGCGTCAAGATCAAGTGCTGGGACACCTGCATGTATTCCGAGTACGCCTTGATGGCCGGTGGCCACAACCCGCGCCCCTCGAAAAAGGAGCGCGTCCGTCAGCGCTTCATGCATAAGCTCCGTTACTTCCCCGAACGCTACGGCAAACTCCAATGCACCGGTTGCGGGCGCTGCATCGCCAAATGCCCCGTCAACCTGGAGATCACCGACGTGATCCAGCAGGTGAGGGAGGCGAAGATCGATGGCTGA
- a CDS encoding FAD/NAD(P)-binding protein, protein MADPTNYVNAANPVIPANATNPSNAINLENSANLANSAKIANSTNPASPLPVATAADVKRINPLVPMKARVTRIIKETSDVKTFCVSTIGEDGQPAAPFHTGPGQLAMLSLPGVGEAMFSATDAPDHLQISIKKVGLLTEQLHEICEGQTVGIRGPYGNGFDMEAMKGKNVLFIGGGIGLAPVRSVIRYCVDHREDYGNLHLIYGARTYDDLVFKYDLFETWPKVPDFKVSVTVDKGDDNWKGNVGFVPAFIEQLQPSPENTVCILCGPPIMIKFTLGILDKLGFTPENVITTLEMRMKCGIGKCGRCNIGSCFVCLDGPVFSLAQLKTLPNEY, encoded by the coding sequence ATGGCTGATCCGACGAATTACGTGAACGCCGCGAACCCCGTGATCCCAGCTAACGCAACGAACCCTTCGAACGCTATAAACCTTGAGAATTCCGCGAACCTCGCAAATTCCGCGAAGATCGCGAATTCTACTAATCCTGCGAGTCCCCTGCCTGTGGCGACTGCGGCCGATGTGAAACGCATCAACCCGCTGGTGCCCATGAAGGCGCGGGTGACGCGGATCATCAAAGAAACATCTGATGTGAAGACCTTCTGCGTCTCCACCATCGGCGAAGACGGCCAGCCTGCCGCGCCTTTTCACACCGGGCCGGGCCAACTGGCCATGCTCTCCCTGCCCGGCGTCGGCGAGGCCATGTTCTCGGCCACCGACGCGCCCGATCACCTGCAAATCTCCATCAAAAAAGTGGGCCTGCTCACGGAGCAGCTCCACGAAATCTGCGAAGGCCAGACCGTCGGCATCCGGGGGCCTTACGGTAACGGTTTCGATATGGAAGCGATGAAAGGGAAGAACGTCCTCTTCATCGGCGGCGGCATCGGCCTCGCGCCAGTCCGCTCCGTCATCCGCTACTGTGTCGACCACCGGGAAGACTACGGCAACCTGCACCTGATCTACGGCGCTCGCACCTATGACGACCTGGTCTTCAAATACGACCTCTTCGAGACCTGGCCGAAAGTGCCCGACTTCAAAGTCTCCGTCACCGTCGACAAGGGCGACGACAACTGGAAGGGGAACGTGGGCTTCGTCCCCGCCTTCATTGAACAGTTGCAGCCGAGCCCGGAGAACACGGTCTGCATCCTCTGCGGCCCGCCGATCATGATCAAGTTCACCTTGGGCATTCTCGACAAGCTCGGCTTTACGCCGGAGAACGTCATCACCACCCTGGAGATGCGCATGAAGTGTGGCATCGGGAAGTGCGGTCGGTGCAACATCGGGAGTTGCTTTGTTTGTCTTGATGGGCCGGTGTTTAGTTTGGCGCAGTTGAAGACGTTGCCGAATGAGTATTAA
- a CDS encoding DUF4145 domain-containing protein: MNCPNCFVEFYFQEEEKKHVKNLKRDGYGYLLSYGTCPKCGQLIVCLNEGRTNFDESGLTVFPEKTEEDSVIYPKAILKNFPPSVPQDIASEYNEAMLVLNHSPKSSAALSRRLLQKILRVYLKIEKKDLFTEIKDFVNTNPPEYIKNSIDAVRNVGNFAAHPLKEKTTDIIVDVTVDEAKWLLEIIDALIEYSIVRPTKDNERKKKLNDKLSNLAEPTHL; encoded by the coding sequence TTGAACTGCCCAAACTGCTTCGTTGAATTTTATTTTCAAGAAGAAGAAAAGAAGCATGTAAAAAATTTAAAGAGAGATGGTTATGGATATTTACTAAGTTATGGTACATGTCCTAAGTGCGGTCAATTAATAGTATGTTTAAATGAAGGAAGAACCAATTTCGATGAATCCGGATTAACTGTTTTTCCAGAAAAAACCGAAGAAGATTCTGTTATATACCCAAAAGCAATATTAAAAAACTTTCCTCCCAGTGTTCCCCAAGATATAGCAAGTGAATATAATGAAGCTATGTTGGTATTAAACCATAGTCCTAAGTCGAGTGCGGCGCTGTCTAGAAGATTATTGCAAAAAATTCTAAGGGTTTATTTGAAAATTGAAAAAAAAGACTTATTCACTGAAATAAAAGATTTTGTCAACACGAATCCACCAGAATATATTAAAAATTCTATAGATGCTGTTCGGAATGTAGGAAATTTTGCAGCTCATCCACTTAAAGAAAAAACCACTGATATAATTGTTGATGTGACGGTAGATGAAGCAAAATGGCTATTAGAAATAATTGATGCATTAATAGAATACTCAATAGTAAGACCGACTAAAGATAATGAAAGAAAGAAAAAATTGAATGATAAGTTAAGTAACCTTGCAGAACCCACGCATCTTTAA
- a CDS encoding transposase, which produces MQSVAQPLEEVQKIFCRTPGGKKAGRLIQHFTQYASKVYGFSQMVRQAKDGRKQPRIKAPAIFTVAFFGAFFCMESMEQMDRWQKTGVFRQLVPKNIRLPSHDTVRQALMKWDLKEQRKQHNCVIQRYKEQRGPQKESINGWRVTAIDGVELFHTKAYRCPECLTREHRDKTTDYYHAVVVAQQVGGNANLIYDWEMRKPQDGVDKDEGETTVAQRLIRRMAETYGKITDVYTLDALFAKAPVIHAALDAGAHVVVRMKEERRRIMKEANACFANRLPDSTWEERDGKGNTVYVQAWDEEGLAQWPQVRVPMRIVKIIRHTNKTVIEANKEVFVTDVVERWIATTCSSEKADTQTIAQIAAARWDIENIGFRNLKTFNALDHCFVHDSVAIKAMIGFQVLAFNLKRLFFFHHLPASRHRDVPLRYLIDEMREATRWVSLHLYRWVWEWGLSTA; this is translated from the coding sequence GTGCAAAGCGTAGCACAGCCACTCGAAGAAGTCCAGAAAATTTTTTGTAGAACACCTGGTGGAAAAAAAGCGGGCCGACTAATTCAACATTTTACGCAGTACGCCTCAAAGGTATATGGCTTTTCGCAGATGGTCCGTCAAGCAAAGGATGGTCGCAAACAACCCCGTATCAAAGCCCCAGCCATTTTTACCGTCGCTTTTTTTGGCGCCTTTTTCTGTATGGAAAGTATGGAGCAGATGGACCGTTGGCAAAAAACCGGGGTATTCCGTCAATTGGTTCCCAAAAACATTCGATTGCCATCACATGATACGGTGCGACAAGCCTTGATGAAATGGGATCTAAAAGAGCAACGAAAGCAGCATAACTGTGTGATCCAGCGATATAAGGAGCAACGCGGCCCGCAGAAGGAAAGCATCAATGGTTGGCGAGTGACTGCCATCGATGGCGTGGAGTTATTCCACACCAAGGCCTATCGTTGTCCCGAATGCCTTACGCGCGAACACCGCGACAAAACCACCGACTATTATCATGCGGTCGTAGTCGCTCAACAGGTTGGCGGCAACGCGAACCTGATTTATGACTGGGAAATGCGAAAGCCTCAGGATGGGGTGGACAAGGATGAAGGAGAAACCACCGTCGCCCAACGATTGATCCGACGTATGGCCGAGACCTATGGAAAAATAACGGATGTATACACGTTAGACGCGCTGTTTGCCAAAGCACCCGTCATTCATGCCGCTCTGGATGCAGGCGCTCATGTAGTTGTTCGCATGAAAGAAGAACGTCGACGGATAATGAAAGAGGCAAATGCCTGCTTTGCGAACCGGCTTCCGGACTCCACTTGGGAAGAAAGAGATGGAAAAGGGAATACCGTTTACGTTCAAGCTTGGGACGAAGAGGGATTGGCACAATGGCCGCAAGTTCGCGTGCCCATGCGAATCGTAAAAATCATTCGTCATACCAACAAGACAGTCATCGAAGCAAACAAAGAAGTCTTTGTCACTGATGTGGTGGAGCGCTGGATAGCAACCACATGCTCATCCGAAAAAGCGGATACCCAGACGATCGCACAAATTGCCGCCGCTCGTTGGGATATTGAGAATATTGGATTTCGCAACCTTAAGACGTTCAACGCCTTGGACCACTGCTTCGTGCACGATTCGGTGGCGATCAAAGCGATGATCGGATTTCAAGTGCTGGCTTTTAATCTTAAGCGATTGTTTTTCTTTCACCACCTCCCTGCCTCTCGTCATCGAGATGTGCCGCTTCGATATCTCATTGATGAGATGCGCGAAGCGACGAGGTGGGTATCTTTACATCTATATCGTTGGGTCTGGGAGTGGGGCTTATCTACTGCCTAG
- a CDS encoding P-loop ATPase, Sll1717 family, whose product MAISFTPNVVEQLFGHEAAENDKKLKSYFYKSSLYEQVRSNSPLKILTGFKGTGKSALMTISYLEDLDNGQMALWIKPDDLSELYDQLRDVSFVRAITLWKAELAKVIVDKIIEEYIPDYYEECAGVGSWAKQIGYKNSEFLTHLIRKLEDKLKETLANSTLKDEKKKVINSFLKNLTINVYIDDLDRGWTCSENDKTRLSSLINALRDMTSAISGLKARISFRTDVYWAVRSSNESQDKFEASEVWVNWTNHEIGIMIAKRITTFLGTQFNEKDLMNSSFGEIAPLLNPVFEDRFRNTTNWNNKETYRVLMSLIRKRPRDLIKLCTFSANQAYAEGASLILGKHVTAILPDYSRGRLQDLINEFRTEEKSIEDLLYKMAPTTKELADPKIENVYKFTTDRLITKIKNVKQNIDIDLEPMEIARFLYKIGFLTARKTLNNNFVERKYWDEKRELLKDRIGDLGYGWEIHPSYRSALGRDGFFDWWLTVDLI is encoded by the coding sequence GTGGCAATTTCTTTTACTCCGAATGTAGTTGAACAACTTTTTGGCCATGAAGCTGCTGAAAACGATAAGAAGCTTAAATCTTATTTTTATAAAAGCTCATTATATGAACAAGTTCGTTCAAATTCTCCACTAAAAATACTAACTGGATTTAAGGGAACAGGAAAATCTGCATTAATGACAATTTCGTACCTTGAAGACCTAGATAATGGTCAGATGGCGTTATGGATTAAACCTGACGACTTAAGTGAACTATACGATCAACTTCGTGACGTTAGTTTTGTAAGAGCAATTACTCTTTGGAAGGCCGAGCTAGCGAAGGTAATAGTTGATAAAATAATAGAGGAATATATTCCTGATTATTATGAAGAGTGTGCAGGCGTTGGTTCTTGGGCTAAACAAATAGGATATAAAAATAGTGAATTCCTCACACATTTAATAAGAAAACTTGAAGATAAATTAAAAGAAACCTTGGCTAATTCAACTTTAAAAGATGAAAAAAAGAAAGTTATCAATTCCTTTCTTAAAAATTTGACTATTAATGTATACATAGATGACTTAGATAGAGGCTGGACATGTAGTGAAAATGATAAAACAAGGTTGTCTTCCTTAATTAATGCCCTTAGAGACATGACTTCAGCCATTTCAGGTTTAAAGGCTAGAATCTCTTTTAGAACGGATGTTTATTGGGCTGTAAGAAGTTCAAATGAATCACAGGATAAATTTGAGGCATCTGAAGTGTGGGTAAACTGGACAAATCATGAAATTGGCATTATGATAGCAAAAAGAATTACTACATTTCTTGGCACACAATTCAATGAAAAAGACTTAATGAATTCATCATTTGGAGAAATAGCTCCTTTACTAAACCCGGTTTTTGAAGATAGATTTAGAAACACTACGAATTGGAATAACAAGGAAACGTATAGAGTGTTAATGTCCCTAATAAGAAAAAGACCAAGAGATTTAATTAAGCTTTGTACGTTCTCGGCTAACCAAGCCTACGCTGAAGGAGCAAGTCTAATTTTAGGTAAGCACGTTACAGCAATATTACCGGATTATTCTCGTGGGCGCTTACAAGATTTAATTAATGAGTTTAGAACTGAAGAAAAGAGTATTGAGGATTTACTCTATAAAATGGCACCAACAACAAAAGAACTCGCCGATCCGAAGATTGAGAATGTTTATAAGTTCACTACAGATAGGTTGATAACTAAAATTAAAAATGTCAAACAAAACATTGACATTGACTTAGAGCCCATGGAAATAGCAAGATTCTTGTATAAAATAGGATTTCTAACTGCAAGAAAAACCTTGAATAACAACTTTGTAGAAAGAAAATACTGGGATGAAAAAAGGGAGTTGCTTAAAGATAGAATTGGTGACCTTGGTTATGGATGGGAAATTCATCCGTCATATAGAAGTGCATTAGGGAGAGATGGCTTTTTTGATTGGTGGTTAACAGTAGACTTAATCTAA